A DNA window from Fimbriimonadaceae bacterium contains the following coding sequences:
- a CDS encoding GNAT family N-acetyltransferase, whose translation MIEIRPIVSDEARPFLELLCEVFELDASRAEGIFFGEPFFDLDRKWALFEAGVPISILTTVPLQFGWGRAFGIAGVATRPDRRGKGYAGQLLDAVFARSEREGEGAALLFARLPELYERAGFRTVDEVVRLPVPLGTEAVDPDVLTFEEVEARYSAWAERDPARLRRDARRWRYWRWTLRMCTALADGYLCLEGNTLREAVFENPPDVWPFSGGVEWFGLRSMAEGLGIEGEGKHELFLMARNVPVRPQMFLTDQF comes from the coding sequence ATGATCGAGATCCGACCGATCGTTTCCGACGAGGCAAGGCCCTTTCTCGAGCTCCTGTGCGAGGTCTTCGAGCTCGATGCCTCCCGCGCGGAGGGAATCTTCTTCGGCGAGCCCTTCTTCGACTTGGACCGCAAATGGGCGCTGTTCGAGGCGGGTGTTCCGATCTCGATCCTCACGACGGTGCCGCTTCAATTCGGATGGGGCCGAGCGTTCGGCATCGCCGGCGTCGCCACGCGGCCCGATCGCAGGGGAAAGGGCTATGCCGGCCAACTGCTCGACGCCGTGTTCGCGCGGTCCGAGCGCGAGGGAGAGGGTGCGGCCCTCCTGTTCGCCCGCCTACCCGAACTGTACGAGCGAGCCGGATTTCGCACCGTGGACGAGGTCGTTCGATTGCCTGTGCCGCTTGGAACCGAAGCGGTGGATCCCGACGTGCTCACCTTCGAGGAAGTGGAGGCGCGCTACTCCGCGTGGGCCGAGCGCGACCCCGCACGCCTTCGTCGCGACGCGCGTCGCTGGCGGTATTGGCGCTGGACGCTTCGGATGTGCACGGCCCTTGCCGACGGGTATCTGTGCCTGGAGGGCAACACGCTGCGCGAGGCCGTCTTCGAGAACCCTCCCGACGTCTGGCCGTTTTCTGGCGGGGTCGAGTGGTTCGGGTTGCGTTCGATGGCCGAGGGCTTGGGCATCGAGGGGGAGGGCAAGCACGAATTGTTTCTGATGGCCCGCAACGTGCCCGTGCGCCCACAGATGTTCCTTACCGATCAGTTCT